In Bacteroidota bacterium, a single window of DNA contains:
- a CDS encoding PhoH family protein, producing the protein MKIEGVDAFSLLGINDSHLQLIEDRFDADIIVRGENITLRGESSEVQQIERVFKELTFLLTKNGALTANDVDTVLDLIAVDSPSQTQLRAQVPNDEMDSIILFTKNAIIKAKTAGQREYIRRVQMNDIVFAIGPAGTGKTYLAVAMAVANLKNREVSKIVLARPAVEAGESLGFLPGDLKEKVDPYLRPLYDALDDMLPSEKLKTYMERRVIEIVPLAYMRGRTLNNAFLILDEAQNATAMQMKMFLTRLGERSKAIITGDVTQIDLPVKTTSGLVQIQEVLKNIDGIDFAYFDRNDVVRHRLVKDIIDAYGKFNGRMDEGAK; encoded by the coding sequence ATGAAGATTGAAGGCGTTGATGCATTTTCTCTCCTCGGCATCAACGACAGCCATCTCCAGCTCATCGAGGACCGATTCGATGCGGACATCATCGTCCGCGGGGAAAATATCACGCTGCGCGGCGAATCATCCGAAGTTCAACAGATCGAGCGTGTCTTCAAAGAATTGACGTTTCTTCTGACGAAGAACGGGGCGCTGACGGCGAACGACGTCGACACTGTGCTCGACCTTATCGCCGTCGACTCGCCGTCGCAAACGCAGCTGCGCGCTCAGGTGCCGAATGATGAAATGGATTCCATCATCCTTTTCACCAAAAACGCGATCATCAAGGCGAAGACGGCAGGCCAGCGGGAGTACATCCGCCGCGTCCAGATGAACGACATCGTCTTTGCGATCGGTCCTGCCGGAACGGGAAAAACATACCTCGCCGTCGCAATGGCCGTTGCAAACCTGAAGAACCGCGAGGTGAGCAAAATTGTGCTGGCAAGGCCGGCGGTCGAAGCGGGAGAGAGCCTGGGATTCTTGCCCGGAGACTTGAAAGAAAAAGTGGACCCGTATCTCCGACCCCTGTACGACGCGCTCGATGATATGTTGCCGTCGGAGAAACTGAAAACGTACATGGAACGCCGGGTGATCGAGATCGTTCCTCTGGCGTACATGCGCGGGAGGACGCTGAACAACGCATTCCTCATTCTCGACGAGGCGCAGAACGCCACCGCGATGCAGATGAAAATGTTCCTCACCCGGCTTGGTGAGCGGTCGAAAGCGATCATCACGGGAGACGTCACTCAAATCGACCTCCCGGTGAAGACGACGTCGGGTTTAGTGCAGATCCAGGAAGTGTTGAAGAATATTGACGGCATCGACTTCGCGTATTTTGACCGGAACGACGTCGTGCGTCACCGCCTGGTCAAGGACATTATCGATGCCTACGGAAAATTCAACGGAAGAATGGACGAGGGGGCGAAATAG